A genomic segment from Bubalus bubalis isolate 160015118507 breed Murrah chromosome 5, NDDB_SH_1, whole genome shotgun sequence encodes:
- the TNNI1 gene encoding troponin I, slow skeletal muscle isoform X1, giving the protein MPLSWHTSVLELAGCRDLPWPVHEAVCVCSQPRAEASLTPGDQGRCQLPVTMPEVERKPKITASRKLLLKSLMLAKAKECWEQEHEEREAEKKRYLAERIPALQTRGLSLSALQDLCRDLHAKVEVVDEERYDIEAKCLHNTREIKDLKLKVLDLRGKFKRPPLRRVRVSADAMLRALLGSKHKVSMDLRANLKSVKKEDTEKERPVEVGDWRKNVEAMSGMEGRKKMFDAAKSPTTQ; this is encoded by the exons ATGCCCCTGAGCTGGCACACGAGCGTCTTGGAGCTTGCTGGCTGCCGGGACCTGCCATGGCCCGTCCATGAGGCCGTGTGCG TCTGCAGTCAGCCGCGAGCCGAGGCCAGCCTCACCCCCGGAGACCAAGGAAG GTGCCAACTGCCCGTCACCATGCCGGAAGT TGAG AGAAAACCCAAGATCACTGCCTCCCGCAAACTCCTGCTGAAG AGCCTGATGCTGGCCAAAGCCAAGGAGTGCTGGGAGCAGGAGCACGAGGAGCGCGAGGCTGAGAAGAAGCGCTACCTGGCGGAGCGCATCCCCGCGCTGCAGACCCGCGGGCTGTCGCTCAGTGCCCTGCAG GACCTGTGCCGCGACCTGCATGCCAAAGTGGAGGTGGTGGACGAGGAGCGATACGACATCGAGGCCAAGTGCCTGCACAACACCAGGgag ATCAAAGACCTGAAGCTCAAGGTGCTGGACTTGCGCGGGAAGTTCAAGCGCCCCCCCCTGCGGCGCGTGCGCGTCTCCGCGGATGCCATGTTGCGCGCCCTGCTGGGCTCCAAGCACAAGGTGTCTATGGACCTGCGCGCCAACCTCAAGTCCGTGAAGAAGGAGGACACAGAGAAG GAGCGGCCCGTGGAGGTGGGCGACTGGAGGAAGAACGTGGAGGCCATGTCTGGCATGGAGGGCCGCAAGAAGATGTTCGATGCCGCCAAGTCCCCGACCACCCAGTAG
- the TNNI1 gene encoding troponin I, slow skeletal muscle isoform X3 — translation MPEVERKPKITASRKLLLKSLMLAKAKECWEQEHEEREAEKKRYLAERIPALQTRGLSLSALQDLCRDLHAKVEVVDEERYDIEAKCLHNTREIKDLKLKVLDLRGKFKRPPLRRVRVSADAMLRALLGSKHKVSMDLRANLKSVKKEDTEKERPVEVGDWRKNVEAMSGMEGRKKMFDAAKSPTTQ, via the exons ATGCCGGAAGT TGAG AGAAAACCCAAGATCACTGCCTCCCGCAAACTCCTGCTGAAG AGCCTGATGCTGGCCAAAGCCAAGGAGTGCTGGGAGCAGGAGCACGAGGAGCGCGAGGCTGAGAAGAAGCGCTACCTGGCGGAGCGCATCCCCGCGCTGCAGACCCGCGGGCTGTCGCTCAGTGCCCTGCAG GACCTGTGCCGCGACCTGCATGCCAAAGTGGAGGTGGTGGACGAGGAGCGATACGACATCGAGGCCAAGTGCCTGCACAACACCAGGgag ATCAAAGACCTGAAGCTCAAGGTGCTGGACTTGCGCGGGAAGTTCAAGCGCCCCCCCCTGCGGCGCGTGCGCGTCTCCGCGGATGCCATGTTGCGCGCCCTGCTGGGCTCCAAGCACAAGGTGTCTATGGACCTGCGCGCCAACCTCAAGTCCGTGAAGAAGGAGGACACAGAGAAG GAGCGGCCCGTGGAGGTGGGCGACTGGAGGAAGAACGTGGAGGCCATGTCTGGCATGGAGGGCCGCAAGAAGATGTTCGATGCCGCCAAGTCCCCGACCACCCAGTAG
- the TNNI1 gene encoding troponin I, slow skeletal muscle isoform X2 — MSPEKRGLFQDNSQQGQETGCRVCSQPRAEASLTPGDQGRCQLPVTMPEVERKPKITASRKLLLKSLMLAKAKECWEQEHEEREAEKKRYLAERIPALQTRGLSLSALQDLCRDLHAKVEVVDEERYDIEAKCLHNTREIKDLKLKVLDLRGKFKRPPLRRVRVSADAMLRALLGSKHKVSMDLRANLKSVKKEDTEKERPVEVGDWRKNVEAMSGMEGRKKMFDAAKSPTTQ, encoded by the exons ATGAGCCCTGAGAAGAGGGGACTTTTCCAGGATAACTCTCAGCAAGGGCAGGAGACAGGCTGCAGAG TCTGCAGTCAGCCGCGAGCCGAGGCCAGCCTCACCCCCGGAGACCAAGGAAG GTGCCAACTGCCCGTCACCATGCCGGAAGT TGAG AGAAAACCCAAGATCACTGCCTCCCGCAAACTCCTGCTGAAG AGCCTGATGCTGGCCAAAGCCAAGGAGTGCTGGGAGCAGGAGCACGAGGAGCGCGAGGCTGAGAAGAAGCGCTACCTGGCGGAGCGCATCCCCGCGCTGCAGACCCGCGGGCTGTCGCTCAGTGCCCTGCAG GACCTGTGCCGCGACCTGCATGCCAAAGTGGAGGTGGTGGACGAGGAGCGATACGACATCGAGGCCAAGTGCCTGCACAACACCAGGgag ATCAAAGACCTGAAGCTCAAGGTGCTGGACTTGCGCGGGAAGTTCAAGCGCCCCCCCCTGCGGCGCGTGCGCGTCTCCGCGGATGCCATGTTGCGCGCCCTGCTGGGCTCCAAGCACAAGGTGTCTATGGACCTGCGCGCCAACCTCAAGTCCGTGAAGAAGGAGGACACAGAGAAG GAGCGGCCCGTGGAGGTGGGCGACTGGAGGAAGAACGTGGAGGCCATGTCTGGCATGGAGGGCCGCAAGAAGATGTTCGATGCCGCCAAGTCCCCGACCACCCAGTAG